Genomic window (Corticium candelabrum chromosome 3, ooCorCand1.1, whole genome shotgun sequence):
CACACTACTGTATTTCATATGTAAATATGTTTAGTGCTGTAGAAGGTGAGAATGAATTTGATACAGTGGAAATAGAACTAGGCGAACAAGAACAACCGCGCCGTGTCGTCGACTACGAGATAGTGTCTGcccctcctcctctctccGACGTACTGACAACGAATCCAGGCTATGGAAAATCACCCTTGGTCGACAATCCAGCGTACAATGTGGCAATCAAGGCGAATCAAGGCGACCAACAGTAGAATGCGATTccatttagttaattagttatttagtAGTTAGTAGTGAAGTTCATTTATAGCAATCAAGGACTAGGatgttaaaaatattaattaactagaaaAAGTAGTAACAGTTGCATCTTTTTATGCAAAAAGACTATCCTACGCTGTTGAAGAGAGATATGGTTTTTGCAATTAGTAGTTTGTGGCAGGTAGATTTATGGTACAGTTTGAGTAGTTATGCCCTAGACTTGctctcgtcattccccggattgtcaaccGGGCCCGCCTCAGAGGATCATACGGGGAACGGCAGAGGCGAGAGAGACTGGCTCCAGTCTATGTATGACATTGCTATGTGTAAAACCCTActgcgttaattaattgtagaaTTTTAGTTTTACAGCGTTTACTTATTGAGTTGTAACGCCAGCAATGCCGTGAAATGTGACCGTGTGACCAGTGGTTGCCATCTAGAGCGCGTTAGCTAACACACTCTGTTGGTGTTACATGCAGGGCTGCCACACTTGGAAGAGCAAAATATCCGTAGGCGCAGTGACGCACGGCCACGCCCACCTAATTTAGAATTTAGAATGACCGCGCCCAcgcattttttgtttgcacgTTTTCTTGGTACAGTGTATTAATGAAATGCTACTACGCGTAATTGcagaacagcagcaacagttattTACTATATATCCATAACTGTTAGAACTAAAGAACAGCAGAAAGTTTTATTTACCACAAATCCTTAACGATTAAGCTTGTAAATTGCGCTACTTTGTTGCTACTAGAAGGAACAAATTCTAGGTGTGCATAGTGGCGACCAAGGAACTCTTCAAAGTATTTAGCAGCAAAATTCTTTGGCACTCTGCCAATCAAGCCACCTGCGTTACCATGTGAATGGCTGTCAAACACAATGAACAAGCTGTGTTCCTGCAGGTAGCACACTGCAAATGAATAAGGTGATACAACTAGCACGCCAGCCACCACTTTGTCATCAGTGAAAGAACGTAGCCTGCCGGAGACAAAATCTACTAGCCCCTGCCAACATCCCGGTCGTATGAAATAATCCTCCGAAGCTAGAAGGGTGGGCGAGGGTTCCATGCTTACAACATCGTATGCACTCAGAAACCCCTTCAAGCCCATCTGATCGTACGTAGCATTTCCTGCCCTCATAGCGTTGACAAGAGTCTCTTCTAGGAAAGAGGTTTCAGGCGGTAGTAAAAACGAGTCTTTCTGCAAAAGAATCAGCTGACACACTTGAGCTGCTATGACAGTGCAAGCATTGCTTCAGAAAGTATAGGTAGGCTTTAGTGGACTTGGCTGCCATCAATTCAACCCACTCCTTTACTTTTGAAACGTTCCTTACATCGTTGTCTTGGGTGAAGTACTGTTCAAGAGCGTCCCACTGCTCCAAGACTCTTGATACACTTTGATGCAAGCTGAGCCATCTTGTAGAGGACGGTTTTATGAGCTTGTGTGAAGGAACGTTTGCAGCTGCCTGAAACTCTTTGTATCTCGCGACACGTTTTGCACTTTTCTCAAAAAAGTATGCCACATTCCTAGCGAAGTCTTCTACTATGGGTGGTATGCATTTAGAAGCACCCTGAGCACAAAGGTGGAGCTGATGACATGTGCAGTGAATAGAATACAG
Coding sequences:
- the LOC134177529 gene encoding uncharacterized protein LOC134177529, with the translated sequence MRAGNATYDQMGLKGFLSAYDVVSMEPSPTLLASEDYFIRPGCWQGLVDFVSGRLRSFTDDKVVAGVLVVSPYSFAVCYLQEHSLFIVFDSHSHGNAGGLIGRVPKNFAAKYFEEFLGRHYAHLEFVPSSSNKVAQFTSLIVKDLW